From Butyricimonas paravirosa, one genomic window encodes:
- a CDS encoding efflux RND transporter permease subunit: MKPGFFIDRPIFSAVLSIVIVLVGFIGLFLLPVDQYPQITPPVVKISASYPGASAVTVSQAVATPIEQELNGTPGMLYMESSSSNSGGLSITVTFDISTDAELAAVDIQNRVKLAESRLPAEVVQNGIKVEKQSSSQLMTLTLTSSDPRFDEIYLSNFATINVLDVLKRVPGVGRVSNIGSRYYAMQIWILPDRMANFGLTIKDLQNVLKDQNRESAAGVLGQQPMSGTDITIPITAPGRLSSVNEFEEIVVRANPDGSIIRLRDVARVSLEASSYNTESGLNGENAAVLGIYMLPGANAMEVAKNVVKAMEEISKDFPEGVSYNIPFDITTYISESIHEVYKTLFEALFLVIFVVFLSLQSWRASLIPLVAVPVSLIGTFGFMLAFGFSLNMLTLLGLVLAIGIVVDDAIVVVEGVERIMEEEGLSPYKATRKAMKELTGALVATSLVLGAVFVPVSFLPGITGMLYRQFAITIVVSVLISLVVALTLSPAMCAILLRPSNGKKNFVFRKINEWLARGNNKYVHFLQRALANPRRIIAGFGMAIVFIIVLNRVIPSSFLPEEDQGYFKVELALPEGATLERTRKVTERAVDYLKEHPAVAYVQSVAGSSPRVGTNQSRSELTVILKPWEERKKGGMSLKEVMNDVRTEFKQYPEALVFLSTPPVIPGLGTSGGFELQVEARNGATFENLVDAVDTLVKYAANDKALSGVSSSLQAEIPQLYFDVDRDRAQFLGIPLADIFSTMKAYTGSVYVNDFNMFNRVYKVYMQAEAPYRMQKENLNMFFVKTSKGNMVPLTALGKAENTTGPGSIKRFNMFTTAIINGEAAPGHSSGEAMKAIEKLAREHLPDNIGTEWSGLSFQEKKAEGQTGMVMSLVFIFVFLFLAALYESWFVPIAVLLSLPIAALGAYLGVWVFGLENDVYFQIGLVTLIGLAAKNAILIVEFAKVEVDKGVDAVHAAITAARARFRPILMTSLAFVLGMLPMVLATGPGSASRHSIGTGIFFGMIVAITVGIVLVPFFFVQIYKVKMWRKK, translated from the coding sequence ATGAAACCCGGTTTCTTTATTGACAGACCGATATTCTCGGCTGTGCTATCTATCGTCATCGTGCTGGTAGGATTCATCGGGTTGTTCCTACTTCCCGTGGACCAGTACCCGCAAATCACCCCTCCCGTCGTGAAAATATCCGCGTCCTACCCGGGAGCCAGTGCCGTTACCGTTTCACAGGCGGTGGCCACTCCCATCGAACAGGAATTGAACGGAACACCGGGAATGTTATACATGGAATCGAGTAGCTCCAACTCGGGAGGTCTATCAATTACCGTGACTTTCGACATATCCACGGATGCCGAACTGGCCGCCGTCGATATTCAGAACCGCGTGAAACTGGCAGAATCCCGTCTCCCGGCAGAAGTCGTGCAGAACGGGATCAAGGTGGAGAAACAATCTTCCAGTCAGTTGATGACTCTCACGCTGACCTCATCCGACCCTCGTTTTGACGAGATATACCTCAGTAACTTCGCCACCATCAACGTGCTTGACGTGCTGAAACGTGTTCCCGGCGTGGGACGTGTTTCCAACATCGGTAGCCGTTACTACGCCATGCAAATCTGGATTCTCCCCGACCGTATGGCCAATTTCGGATTAACGATCAAAGACTTACAAAATGTATTGAAAGATCAGAACCGGGAATCCGCGGCCGGGGTACTCGGCCAGCAACCGATGAGCGGGACGGACATCACCATCCCCATCACGGCTCCGGGCCGTCTTTCCTCCGTAAACGAGTTTGAAGAGATTGTCGTCCGGGCAAATCCCGACGGTTCCATCATCCGTTTGCGCGACGTGGCGAGAGTATCGCTGGAGGCCAGCTCGTACAACACGGAGAGTGGATTGAACGGCGAGAATGCTGCCGTACTCGGCATCTATATGCTCCCCGGTGCAAATGCCATGGAAGTGGCCAAGAACGTGGTGAAAGCCATGGAAGAAATCAGTAAAGATTTTCCGGAAGGAGTAAGTTATAACATCCCTTTCGATATCACGACTTACATCTCGGAATCCATCCACGAGGTATATAAAACCCTGTTCGAGGCGCTTTTCCTCGTGATCTTCGTCGTGTTCCTCTCCCTCCAAAGCTGGCGGGCCTCCCTGATTCCCCTCGTTGCCGTTCCCGTGTCCCTGATCGGAACTTTCGGGTTCATGCTGGCCTTCGGGTTCTCGCTGAATATGCTGACCCTGTTGGGACTGGTACTTGCTATCGGTATTGTCGTCGATGATGCCATCGTGGTCGTCGAGGGTGTTGAACGTATCATGGAAGAAGAGGGATTGTCGCCCTACAAGGCCACCCGTAAAGCCATGAAAGAGCTGACGGGAGCGCTGGTTGCCACCTCGCTCGTGCTGGGTGCCGTGTTTGTACCCGTGAGTTTCCTGCCGGGAATCACCGGTATGCTTTACCGTCAGTTTGCCATCACGATCGTGGTGTCCGTGTTGATCTCGCTGGTTGTGGCCCTGACGCTAAGCCCCGCCATGTGTGCCATCCTGTTACGCCCGTCTAACGGGAAGAAGAACTTCGTATTCCGTAAAATCAACGAGTGGCTCGCCCGCGGGAATAATAAATACGTTCATTTTCTGCAACGGGCTCTTGCCAACCCCCGACGAATCATCGCCGGGTTCGGAATGGCAATCGTCTTCATCATCGTGTTAAACCGGGTAATCCCCAGTAGTTTCCTGCCGGAGGAAGACCAAGGATATTTCAAAGTAGAACTGGCGTTACCCGAGGGAGCCACGCTGGAACGCACCCGCAAGGTGACGGAACGTGCCGTCGATTACCTGAAGGAACACCCTGCCGTGGCATACGTGCAGAGCGTGGCGGGAAGTAGTCCCCGTGTCGGGACAAACCAATCCCGCTCGGAATTGACCGTTATCCTCAAACCGTGGGAAGAGCGCAAGAAAGGCGGAATGTCCCTGAAAGAAGTGATGAATGATGTCCGCACCGAGTTCAAACAATACCCGGAGGCCCTTGTATTCCTCTCCACCCCGCCCGTTATCCCCGGATTGGGAACGTCGGGAGGATTCGAACTACAAGTGGAAGCTCGTAACGGGGCCACCTTCGAGAATCTGGTAGATGCTGTCGACACGCTGGTGAAATACGCTGCAAATGACAAGGCCCTTTCCGGGGTATCTTCCTCGTTGCAAGCCGAGATTCCCCAGTTGTACTTTGACGTGGACCGTGACCGGGCCCAATTCCTAGGAATACCCCTAGCCGATATATTCTCCACGATGAAAGCGTACACGGGTTCGGTGTATGTCAATGACTTCAACATGTTCAACCGGGTTTACAAGGTATATATGCAAGCGGAAGCCCCCTACCGGATGCAAAAAGAGAACCTCAATATGTTCTTCGTGAAGACATCCAAGGGAAACATGGTTCCCCTGACGGCTCTCGGTAAAGCGGAAAATACCACGGGTCCCGGATCGATCAAGCGATTCAACATGTTCACGACAGCCATCATCAACGGCGAGGCCGCACCGGGTCACAGTTCGGGAGAAGCCATGAAAGCCATCGAGAAACTAGCACGTGAACACCTGCCCGACAACATCGGTACGGAATGGAGCGGTCTTTCCTTCCAAGAGAAGAAAGCGGAAGGACAAACCGGGATGGTGATGTCGCTCGTCTTCATCTTCGTGTTCCTCTTCCTTGCCGCCTTGTACGAGAGCTGGTTCGTGCCGATTGCCGTGTTGTTATCCTTGCCAATTGCCGCTCTCGGGGCCTATCTCGGCGTATGGGTATTCGGTTTGGAGAACGACGTGTACTTCCAGATCGGTTTGGTAACGCTGATCGGACTGGCAGCCAAGAACGCCATTTTGATCGTGGAATTCGCCAAGGTAGAAGTGGATAAAGGTGTTGATGCCGTACACGCAGCCATCACCGCTGCCCGAGCCCGGTTCCGCCCGATCTTGATGACCTCTCTGGCCTTCGTACTCGGTATGTTGCCCATGGTACTTGCCACGGGTCCCGGATCGGCCAGCCGTCATTCCATCGGTACCGGAATTTTCTTCGGTATGATCGTTGCCATCACCGTCGGGATCGTCCTTGTACCCTTCTTCTTCGTGCAAATTTATAAGGTAAAAATGTGGAGAAAGAAATAG
- a CDS encoding efflux transporter outer membrane subunit, with the protein MKHYHIILVAVLVGGLATSCKIGKKYTRPELDLPTTIADTNSSDTTTVADIQWPTIYTDTVLQRLVNTALTYNKDLLAAAARVKESRYAHRMEKANLFPKVGADALAEREYDRSPGNTFNVKATLSWELDLWGKLRWSSQASLAAYLQTVEGQRALHMTLVSQVAQAYFELRALDMELSIVKQTYEARVESVRLAKLRFEGGLTSETAYRQAQVELAKTTTLVPDLERQIRLKENEISLLTGHYPGDIPRGENIDRQTLLTDLPVGLPSSLLERRPDIRQAEYKLKAANAKVGVAYTSLFPQITLTARYGREDSELSDFLKAPYFYLGGKLLAPVFNAGSNRARLKAARAALEAETYSYQQTVLSAFKEVDNALTTFSKIRDMRESRARLEEAARSYMELANLQYINGVISYLDVLDAQRGYFDAQIGLNNAVRDELLSVVNLYKALGGGWQ; encoded by the coding sequence ATGAAACACTATCACATCATACTCGTTGCCGTGCTTGTCGGAGGTCTAGCGACTTCCTGCAAGATTGGTAAAAAATATACTCGTCCGGAACTGGATTTACCGACAACAATTGCCGACACGAACAGTTCAGACACGACGACCGTGGCTGACATCCAATGGCCGACGATCTACACGGACACCGTGTTACAGCGTCTCGTCAACACGGCACTCACTTACAACAAGGATCTGCTGGCTGCCGCGGCCCGGGTGAAAGAAAGTCGTTACGCCCACCGCATGGAGAAAGCGAACCTCTTCCCCAAAGTCGGTGCAGACGCGCTCGCTGAAAGAGAATATGACCGTTCTCCCGGTAACACGTTCAACGTGAAGGCCACCCTCTCTTGGGAACTTGACCTTTGGGGAAAACTCCGCTGGAGTTCACAGGCCAGTTTGGCTGCCTATCTCCAAACCGTGGAAGGACAAAGAGCCCTACACATGACGTTAGTTTCACAAGTGGCACAAGCCTATTTCGAGCTACGGGCTCTTGACATGGAATTAAGTATTGTCAAACAGACCTACGAGGCTCGTGTAGAGAGTGTTCGTCTGGCAAAATTACGTTTCGAAGGCGGGTTGACTTCCGAAACAGCCTATCGTCAGGCACAAGTGGAACTAGCGAAGACCACGACACTTGTTCCTGACCTTGAAAGACAGATCCGGTTGAAAGAAAACGAAATATCCTTGCTCACGGGCCATTATCCCGGGGACATCCCCCGCGGGGAAAACATCGATCGGCAAACGCTGTTGACCGATCTTCCGGTAGGATTACCCTCTTCCCTGCTTGAACGCCGTCCCGACATCCGGCAAGCGGAATATAAACTAAAAGCGGCAAACGCGAAAGTAGGGGTTGCCTATACCAGCCTTTTCCCGCAAATCACGCTGACGGCCAGATACGGACGGGAAGATAGCGAACTCAGTGACTTCCTGAAAGCACCTTACTTTTACTTGGGAGGTAAACTACTTGCCCCCGTGTTCAATGCCGGGAGCAACCGGGCTCGTCTTAAAGCCGCCCGTGCCGCGCTGGAGGCCGAGACGTACAGCTATCAACAGACCGTTCTATCCGCATTCAAGGAAGTTGATAATGCCTTGACCACGTTCTCGAAAATACGGGATATGCGGGAATCAAGAGCCCGGTTGGAAGAGGCCGCCCGCTCGTACATGGAACTAGCCAACTTGCAATATATTAACGGGGTGATCAGTTACCTAGACGTGCTTGATGCCCAAAGAGGTTACTTCGATGCCCAGATCGGCCTGAACAATGCCGTGCGGGACGAACTGCTTTCCGTCGTTAATCTTTACAAGGCATTAGGTGGGGGATGGCAATAA
- a CDS encoding K(+)-transporting ATPase subunit C — translation MKSNLLKSFRLTLVFCVFFSVFYILVLWLFAKVAGPNGGNAEVAVLGEKVVGGANVGQNFTKDIYFWGRPSCAGDGYDATSSAGSNKATTNPEYLKEVESRIDTFLVKHPYLKREEVPADIVTASGSGLDPDISVASAYVQVKRVAEARGMSEEAVKAIVEKVKQGPLLGMFGPSKVNVLKLNMALDEKAD, via the coding sequence ATGAAATCGAATTTATTGAAATCATTCAGATTGACCCTTGTATTTTGTGTCTTTTTTAGTGTTTTCTACATACTTGTCCTTTGGTTGTTTGCCAAGGTGGCAGGACCGAACGGTGGAAACGCCGAGGTGGCAGTGCTTGGCGAAAAAGTGGTCGGGGGTGCTAACGTGGGACAGAATTTCACGAAGGATATTTATTTCTGGGGACGGCCTTCCTGTGCCGGTGACGGGTACGATGCAACCAGTTCGGCCGGAAGTAATAAGGCAACGACGAACCCGGAGTATCTGAAAGAGGTGGAGAGTCGTATCGATACTTTTCTCGTGAAACATCCCTACCTGAAACGGGAGGAAGTTCCTGCCGATATTGTGACGGCCAGCGGCAGCGGTTTGGACCCGGATATTTCCGTGGCTTCGGCTTACGTGCAGGTGAAACGGGTTGCCGAAGCTCGGGGAATGTCGGAAGAGGCGGTGAAAGCGATTGTTGAAAAGGTGAAACAAGGCCCCTTGTTGGGGATGTTCGGCCCGTCGAAAGTGAATGTTCTAAAACTAAATATGGCCTTGGACGAGAAAGCCGATTAG
- the kdpB gene encoding potassium-transporting ATPase subunit KdpB, translated as MKSNKSTSLFPRELVLESLKQSFVKLNPRLMVKNPVMFTVEICTVLMIVATLYFLFAGITDQGSFGYNVAVSIILFITLLFANFAEAIAEARGKAQADSLRKTREETPAKMIVNGKVQVISSSQLKKGDVFECEAGDVIPSDGEIIEGLASIDESAITGESAPVIREAGGDKSSVTGGTKVLSDKIRVQVTTQPGESFLDKMIALVEGASRQKTPNEIALTILLAGFTLVFVIVCATLKPFGDYVGTNITVAAFISLFVCLIPTTIGGLLSAIGIAGMDRALRANVITKSGKAVETAGDVDTLLLDKTGTITIGNRKATRFYPSAGVDEQHFVRACMLSSLSDETPEGKSIVELGRESHLRMRDIDTAVTRMIKFTAETRCSGVDLADGTRIRKGAFDSIRAIAERAGNEFPLETEQRIRTISGNGGTPLVVCENEKILGVIELQDIIKPGIRERFERLRKMGVKTVMVTGDNPLTAKYIAQKAGVDDFIAEAKPEDKMEYIRKEQQEGKLVAMMGDGTNDAPALAQADVGVAMNSGTQAAKEAGNMVDLDNDPTKLIEIVEIGKQLLMTRGTLTTFSIANDVAKYFAIVPALFMATIPSLGVLNIMGLHSPESAILSAVIFNAVIIPLLIPLALKGVAYKPIGASALLRRNMLIYGLGGIIAPFIGIKLIDLLIGWLL; from the coding sequence ATGAAATCCAATAAATCAACTTCACTTTTCCCGCGGGAATTGGTGCTGGAGAGCTTGAAGCAGTCGTTCGTGAAGTTAAACCCGCGGCTGATGGTAAAGAATCCCGTGATGTTCACGGTGGAGATTTGTACGGTGTTGATGATTGTTGCCACGTTGTATTTTCTTTTTGCCGGGATCACGGATCAAGGGTCATTCGGTTATAACGTGGCTGTTTCCATCATATTATTTATCACCTTGTTGTTTGCCAATTTCGCCGAGGCTATCGCCGAAGCGAGAGGGAAGGCACAGGCTGATAGTTTACGAAAAACGAGAGAGGAGACTCCGGCGAAGATGATCGTGAACGGTAAAGTACAGGTGATCAGTAGCTCTCAATTGAAGAAAGGAGATGTCTTCGAGTGTGAGGCCGGGGACGTGATTCCTTCCGACGGGGAAATTATCGAGGGATTAGCCTCTATTGACGAGAGTGCCATCACGGGTGAGAGCGCCCCGGTGATCCGCGAGGCGGGAGGGGACAAGAGTTCCGTGACCGGGGGAACCAAGGTCCTTTCCGATAAGATCCGTGTACAGGTGACGACCCAGCCGGGTGAGAGCTTTTTGGATAAGATGATCGCTCTGGTGGAAGGTGCATCTCGCCAGAAGACCCCGAACGAGATCGCGCTGACCATCCTGTTGGCCGGGTTCACGCTGGTGTTCGTGATTGTCTGCGCGACGCTGAAACCTTTTGGTGATTACGTGGGAACCAATATCACGGTGGCAGCTTTTATATCTCTGTTCGTGTGCTTGATCCCGACGACAATCGGGGGATTGCTTTCGGCGATCGGTATCGCCGGGATGGACCGGGCGTTACGTGCCAACGTGATTACAAAATCGGGTAAGGCGGTCGAAACGGCGGGTGACGTAGATACGTTGTTGTTGGATAAAACAGGTACGATCACGATCGGTAACCGGAAGGCCACTCGTTTTTATCCTTCTGCCGGGGTGGATGAACAGCATTTCGTGAGAGCTTGTATGTTGTCTTCGCTTTCCGACGAGACACCGGAAGGAAAGTCTATCGTGGAACTAGGGCGGGAGAGTCATCTCCGGATGAGGGATATTGACACGGCCGTGACTCGGATGATCAAGTTTACTGCCGAAACCCGTTGTTCCGGGGTGGACTTGGCAGACGGTACCCGGATTCGGAAAGGGGCTTTCGATTCCATTCGTGCGATCGCGGAGAGAGCCGGGAACGAATTTCCGCTGGAAACGGAACAAAGGATCCGCACGATTTCCGGTAACGGGGGAACCCCGCTGGTGGTTTGCGAGAACGAGAAGATTCTGGGTGTTATCGAGTTACAGGATATTATAAAGCCGGGTATCCGGGAACGTTTCGAGCGGTTGCGTAAAATGGGTGTGAAAACGGTGATGGTGACAGGGGATAACCCGTTGACTGCAAAGTATATTGCTCAGAAAGCCGGTGTGGATGATTTTATTGCCGAGGCAAAACCGGAAGACAAGATGGAGTACATCCGGAAGGAACAGCAAGAGGGAAAATTGGTGGCCATGATGGGAGACGGAACGAATGATGCCCCGGCCTTGGCACAGGCCGACGTGGGGGTTGCTATGAACAGTGGAACACAGGCAGCGAAAGAGGCGGGAAATATGGTCGATTTGGACAATGACCCGACGAAGTTAATCGAAATAGTAGAAATCGGGAAGCAGCTATTGATGACACGGGGTACGTTGACCACGTTCAGTATAGCGAACGATGTCGCCAAGTATTTCGCTATCGTTCCTGCCTTGTTCATGGCAACAATTCCCTCGCTGGGCGTGTTGAATATCATGGGATTACACAGCCCTGAAAGCGCGATTCTTTCTGCGGTGATCTTTAACGCTGTTATCATCCCGTTACTGATTCCGTTGGCGTTGAAGGGGGTGGCTTACAAACCGATCGGAGCCTCAGCCTTGTTACGTCGGAATATGCTGATCTACGGGTTGGGAGGTATTATTGCCCCGTTTATTGGGATTAAGTTGATCGATCTACTGATCGGTTGGTTATTATAA
- the kdpA gene encoding potassium-transporting ATPase subunit KdpA: protein MNTEILGSVLQVVLLVVLAYPLGRYIAKVYKGERVWTDFMAPVERWMFKLGGINPEESMNWKKFLVALLTINLFWFFWGMFLLVFQGHLPLNPDGNVGQTPDQAFNTCISFMVNCNLQHYSGESGLTYFTQLFVIMLFQFITAATGMAALAGIFRAMAAKTTRDFGNFWALLVKSCTRILLPLALVVGFILIIEGVPMGFDGRMEVTTLEGQTQMISQGPTAAIVPIKQLGTNGGGYFGVNSSHPLENPTFLTNMTECWSILIIPMAMVFALGFYLKRKKLAYTIFGVMLFAFLVGVFAAHYFEMRGSEQINELGVAQELGSMEGKEIRIGSAGTALWSQVTTVTSNGSVNGMHDSLTPITGMFTMLNMMINCWFGGVGVGFMNYYVFIIIAVFISGLMVGRTPEFLGKKVEAREMKIAMIVALAHPFFILLFTAIASFLAAHNPELAGAWLNNPSFHGLSEMLYEYTSSAANNGSGFEGLSDNTYFWNYTCGIVLIMGRYLPIVGQVAIAGLLASKKFIPESAGTLKTDTTTFAVMTFLVIFIVAALSFFPALTLGPIADYLSF from the coding sequence ATGAATACAGAGATTCTAGGTAGTGTATTGCAAGTCGTCCTGTTGGTGGTACTGGCTTATCCGTTGGGGCGTTACATTGCAAAAGTGTACAAAGGGGAGCGTGTATGGACGGATTTTATGGCTCCCGTGGAGAGATGGATGTTTAAATTAGGCGGTATAAACCCGGAAGAGTCAATGAACTGGAAGAAATTCTTGGTGGCATTGTTGACGATCAACCTGTTTTGGTTCTTCTGGGGAATGTTCCTTCTGGTCTTCCAGGGGCATCTGCCGTTGAACCCGGATGGGAATGTGGGACAAACACCCGATCAGGCGTTCAACACCTGTATCAGTTTCATGGTAAACTGTAATTTGCAGCATTATAGCGGTGAATCGGGATTGACTTATTTCACCCAGTTGTTCGTGATCATGTTGTTTCAGTTTATCACTGCCGCCACGGGTATGGCCGCGTTGGCCGGGATATTCCGGGCGATGGCTGCCAAAACGACACGGGATTTCGGTAACTTCTGGGCGTTGCTCGTGAAGAGTTGTACCCGAATCTTGTTACCGTTAGCTTTGGTTGTTGGTTTTATCTTGATCATAGAAGGTGTTCCGATGGGCTTTGACGGGAGAATGGAAGTGACCACGTTGGAGGGACAGACCCAGATGATTTCACAGGGACCGACGGCTGCCATCGTGCCGATCAAGCAGTTAGGGACCAATGGCGGTGGTTATTTCGGGGTGAATTCTTCCCATCCTTTGGAAAATCCGACTTTCCTGACGAACATGACGGAATGTTGGTCGATATTAATTATCCCGATGGCGATGGTGTTCGCGCTGGGATTCTACTTGAAACGCAAAAAGTTAGCATACACGATCTTCGGAGTGATGTTATTTGCCTTCCTTGTGGGTGTTTTTGCCGCTCATTATTTTGAAATGCGAGGCAGTGAGCAGATCAACGAGCTGGGAGTAGCCCAAGAGCTGGGAAGCATGGAAGGTAAAGAAATCCGTATCGGTTCCGCGGGTACGGCCCTGTGGAGCCAGGTGACTACGGTAACATCCAATGGTTCCGTGAACGGTATGCACGATAGCCTGACTCCCATCACGGGAATGTTCACGATGTTGAACATGATGATAAACTGTTGGTTCGGCGGTGTCGGAGTGGGATTCATGAATTACTACGTGTTTATCATCATAGCCGTGTTTATCAGTGGATTGATGGTCGGGCGTACCCCGGAGTTCCTAGGGAAGAAGGTGGAGGCGAGAGAGATGAAGATCGCCATGATCGTGGCATTGGCTCACCCGTTCTTTATCTTGTTGTTCACGGCGATAGCTAGTTTTTTGGCGGCTCACAATCCCGAACTGGCGGGAGCTTGGCTGAATAACCCTTCGTTCCACGGTTTAAGCGAGATGCTATACGAGTACACCTCTTCGGCTGCCAATAACGGTTCCGGTTTCGAGGGATTGAGCGATAACACCTATTTTTGGAACTACACGTGCGGTATCGTGCTGATCATGGGACGTTACCTCCCGATTGTCGGTCAGGTGGCCATTGCCGGGTTGCTGGCAAGTAAGAAGTTTATCCCGGAGAGCGCGGGTACGCTAAAGACGGACACGACGACTTTTGCCGTCATGACTTTCCTCGTAATCTTTATCGTGGCAGCCTTGTCGTTCTTCCCGGCATTGACGTTAGGGCCTATCGCTGATTATTTATCATTTTAG
- a CDS encoding sigma-54-dependent transcriptional regulator has translation MNKVLIIDDEDQLRGLLSRIIGLEGYEVFQADSCKNGLKQLALHDPDVVLCDVRLPDGNGVELIAEIKRVKPLVEVIMLTAHGNIPDGVQAIKNGAFDYLTKGDDNNRIIPLISRAMDQVAKAKQESQAEIPMDREYSFDTILGSSMAIREAIALAKKVSVTDVPVLLTGETGTGKEVFAQAIHRNSERAKKSFVAVNCAAFSKELLESEMFGHKAGSFTGALKDKKGLFEEANHGTIFLDEIGEMAFDLQAKLLRILEAGEFIKIGDTKPTKVDVRVIAATNRDLTKEIGNGHFREDLYYRLSVFCIPLPPLRERVEDIEVYARAFVQYFGAKMKKKGLEIHPDYMECLKRYGWHGNVRELRNVVERSIVIAGEGQLTVDDLPLELRRPVPAAGETGGFSDFDMANIEKNHIRRVLQHTGGNKTEAARLMRIGLTTLYRKIEEYGLGDK, from the coding sequence ATGAATAAAGTACTGATTATAGACGATGAAGATCAATTAAGGGGATTATTATCCCGGATTATAGGGCTGGAGGGGTACGAGGTCTTCCAGGCGGATTCCTGCAAGAACGGGTTAAAGCAATTGGCTTTGCACGATCCGGATGTGGTGTTGTGTGACGTGCGTTTGCCGGACGGGAACGGGGTGGAGTTGATTGCGGAGATCAAGCGGGTAAAGCCGCTGGTGGAGGTGATCATGCTGACGGCCCACGGGAATATTCCCGACGGGGTGCAGGCGATCAAAAACGGGGCATTTGATTATCTCACGAAAGGGGATGATAATAACCGGATTATCCCGTTGATCAGTCGGGCTATGGATCAGGTGGCAAAGGCCAAGCAGGAGAGTCAGGCGGAGATTCCGATGGATCGGGAATACTCGTTTGACACGATTCTGGGGAGTTCAATGGCAATCCGGGAGGCCATTGCGCTGGCAAAGAAGGTTTCCGTGACGGATGTCCCCGTGCTATTAACGGGGGAAACCGGAACGGGGAAAGAGGTGTTCGCGCAGGCGATTCACCGGAATAGCGAACGGGCCAAGAAGTCTTTCGTGGCGGTGAATTGTGCGGCTTTCAGCAAGGAATTGCTGGAAAGCGAGATGTTTGGACATAAAGCGGGTTCTTTCACGGGCGCTTTGAAGGACAAAAAGGGATTGTTCGAAGAGGCGAATCACGGCACGATATTCTTGGATGAGATCGGGGAAATGGCGTTTGATTTGCAGGCGAAGTTGCTGCGTATTCTGGAGGCTGGTGAATTTATTAAAATAGGAGATACGAAACCCACGAAGGTGGACGTGCGGGTGATCGCAGCCACGAACCGGGATTTGACAAAAGAGATCGGGAACGGGCATTTCCGGGAGGATTTATATTACCGGCTTTCCGTCTTCTGTATTCCGTTACCGCCATTGCGGGAACGGGTGGAGGATATAGAAGTGTACGCGCGGGCTTTCGTGCAATATTTCGGGGCGAAGATGAAGAAGAAGGGGTTGGAGATTCATCCGGATTACATGGAATGTTTGAAACGTTACGGCTGGCATGGAAATGTCCGGGAATTGCGTAACGTGGTGGAACGGAGTATCGTGATCGCGGGAGAGGGGCAGTTGACGGTGGATGATCTGCCGCTTGAATTGCGACGTCCGGTCCCGGCTGCGGGAGAAACGGGAGGATTTTCCGATTTCGACATGGCGAATATCGAGAAGAATCATATCCGGAGGGTTCTTCAACACACGGGGGGCAACAAGACGGAGGCTGCCCGGTTGATGCGTATCGGGTTAACTACTTTGTACCGTAAAATCGAGGAATACGGGTTGGGAGACAAATAA
- a CDS encoding polyphosphate polymerase domain-containing protein, with protein MFINLQIEPQLSRFTPITLDEMGKVRLMNRIDTKFITNSTNWLHLLPCFGKDYLVQEVMGRRIASYHTIYYDTPHNAMYLAHHNGKKSREKIRIREYADTRQTFLEIKDKSNKGRTDKKRILLPETRQVICPADNDFLSRHTLFGTDELRPCLENYFERVTLVNRDKTERLTIDTNIRFRNLHTGREQSLPDLVIIELKQDGNRPSLARQLLVDHHIHPGGFSKFCIGSVLTDPALKQNRFKPILIQINKTLNYELFS; from the coding sequence ATGTTCATCAACTTACAAATAGAACCCCAACTTTCTCGTTTCACCCCCATCACGCTGGATGAAATGGGAAAGGTACGCTTGATGAACCGGATAGATACAAAATTTATTACAAATTCGACAAATTGGTTACACCTTCTTCCGTGTTTTGGAAAAGACTACCTCGTGCAGGAAGTCATGGGCAGGCGCATCGCATCCTACCATACCATTTATTATGATACACCCCACAACGCGATGTACCTCGCCCACCATAACGGGAAAAAGAGCCGGGAGAAAATCAGAATACGGGAATATGCCGACACCCGGCAAACCTTTTTAGAGATCAAAGACAAGAGTAATAAAGGCCGTACAGACAAAAAGAGGATCCTGTTACCGGAAACACGACAAGTTATTTGCCCCGCGGACAACGACTTTCTGAGCCGTCATACCCTTTTCGGGACTGACGAACTACGGCCCTGCCTGGAAAACTATTTCGAACGAGTGACTCTCGTCAACCGGGATAAAACGGAACGCCTAACGATCGACACGAACATCCGGTTCCGTAATCTTCACACGGGTAGGGAGCAATCCCTTCCCGATCTCGTGATTATCGAGCTGAAACAGGACGGCAACCGCCCGTCACTTGCCCGTCAGCTACTTGTCGATCACCATATCCACCCAGGCGGGTTCAGTAAATTCTGTATCGGCTCCGTGCTGACCGATCCGGCATTAAAACAAAACCGATTCAAACCTATCCTCATACAAATTAATAAAACCTTGAATTATGAACTCTTTTCTTGA